The Channa argus isolate prfri chromosome 13, Channa argus male v1.0, whole genome shotgun sequence DNA window GTGGAATTGAACAATTGACACACAAAAGGAAGCGCGAAACCTTCCATATTCTCTTTTCACTGAAGCAATCTGTTAGTGACATTAACCCCCGAGTGCATTTCCCAGGCTCGTATGGGTTTAAGACTTCTTAAAGCTCCCGCTGCATACGGGATCAAACTCTTTTCAATCTTTTAATTACCTTTATAGCAATAGAAAGCtacgcccccccccccacccaggGTCACTCTCTGTTGAGCCAGATGCAAGGAGCTCCCGCCAAACCGGTGACAATGTGGCCACTTAAACTATAATAGCCTATATTCATTGATATTGAGGTTCATATTAGGAACACAGTCACATTTTAGCGGCTTCGTTTTGGTTGTTGGTATAGCAGCAAGTCATATTCCCCAGACGTTCTATCAATATATCAATGTGACATTTACGCATCAAATGTAACTTTTACGCACGGCCCAAAAAATTGGACAATGAGACATTGTAAAGTATAACAAAGTATAACTGACGTGATAGAACGAGACTGtagacaataaatacatttttgaaaattgttttattcaaacaatGGGTCATCACCCAACTTcggtttgtctttttaacacagaacaacaaagaATATAAAACACAGCTTTGGTATAACAATCAATAACAACTTTGTACAAAACTAAAACCTTTTCATAAAAAGTACTTCATCACAAAAATCCTATAAATCTTTCTGCATTTACAGCATATTTACCACCGAGCTCCAAATGTTGGAATCAGTCAATAAATTATAACCATGTGCCATTTAAAGCAGCCTCTGTTCCATAAAAcgaaacaacaaaaactgctgGGGGAGTGTTATGGAGTTAGGGTGACAAGTCGAACATCCGCAACAGTTGTGTTCAGTCAGTTTAATGTAGAAATTGGAAAAGTAATGCAAATTGGATTCACACGACTCTCTTCTCCCTTAAGCTACCAGGGCCGCCACACAGGCTCGCTGCTCTCTGAGCCTGTGCTGACACCCACAGGGCTGAGCGCCTGGGACCCCCCGGAGAAGGATGTCATGCCGTGCACTGGAGAAGCTGCAGTCGGCGCTGAGCTACCGTGCACCGGACTGGCGTTAACCGCAACAGGAACTCCTGCGTTCGCGTAAAGGGGAATGACAGGGGCTGTGGCAGAGGCAAATGCCGGGTTAGGGATCAAAAAAGCGAACTGTCCATCAGTTGCGGGGACCAGCTGGAACCCACCAAAGACCTTGGGGGAGACGGCCTCAGCAGGACTGAGTTTAGAGCCCATGGGTAGAGTGGATGGAAGCTGGACATGGAGAGGCTGGGCCAGGTGCGTCTGCTGGGATGGGGACTGCTGCGTGTAGTTCATGGGAATCATCTGGGTCATGCAGCTAGAAAGGTGGTTGAGGAGCCTCGACCTCACCTCCGTGTTCACCCCCTCTGAGGTGGACAGGAACCGGGTCACCTCATTCATGCACTCGTTGAATCCGGCTCTGTATTTGCTCAGGACGGTGGCATCTGCCGAGAGCGCTGCTGGGGGAGAAAGAGAGTGGACGGACATGAGTGACACACATCTGGC harbors:
- the her9 gene encoding hairy-related 9 isoform X2, which encodes MMPADTMEKQTASPIAGAPANGSHTPDKPKNASEHRKSSKPIMEKRRRARINESLGQLKTLILDALKKDSSRHSKLEKADILEMTVKHLRNLQRVQMSALSADATVLSKYRAGFNECMNEVTRFLSTSEGVNTEVRSRLLNHLSSCMTQMIPMNYTQQSPSQQTHLAQPLHVQLPSTLPMGSKLSPAEAVSPKVFGGFQLVPATDGQFAFLIPNPAFASATAPVIPLYANAGVPVAVNASPVHGSSAPTAASPVHGMTSFSGGSQALSPVGVSTGSESSEPVWRPW
- the her9 gene encoding hairy-related 9 isoform X1, which encodes MMPADTMEKQTASPIAGAPANGSHTPDKPKNASEHRKSSKPIMEKRRRARINESLGQLKTLILDALKKDSSRHSKLEKADILEMTVKHLRNLQRVQMSAALSADATVLSKYRAGFNECMNEVTRFLSTSEGVNTEVRSRLLNHLSSCMTQMIPMNYTQQSPSQQTHLAQPLHVQLPSTLPMGSKLSPAEAVSPKVFGGFQLVPATDGQFAFLIPNPAFASATAPVIPLYANAGVPVAVNASPVHGSSAPTAASPVHGMTSFSGGSQALSPVGVSTGSESSEPVWRPW